The Rhea pennata isolate bPtePen1 chromosome 9, bPtePen1.pri, whole genome shotgun sequence genome has a segment encoding these proteins:
- the C9H3orf33 gene encoding protein C3orf33 homolog isoform X2 — MSERRGAAGEALSRLSEWADAHLGLVRTTKFTSVLDIPVEFIEKNVKLRGKIHQVTEKGLEVEHIPISIPFITSIQRKWQSNSLLLIRLAGVDLTPSGMVWLQEELKPSQMIWFQLLGRQELALECLVLVNKGRFLSMCLNEEILRQGLGRTARIEGLHHDSHLYWKLHRRLLRAELKALKKNKGIWKEESSFEKIRDHISNNKFVQTLKQFANWLRSYI, encoded by the exons aTGTCggagcggcggggcgcggcgggcgagGCCCTGTCGCGGCTCTCCGAGTGGGCGGACGCGCACCTGGGGCTCGTGCGG ACAACAAAGTTTACAAGTGTGTTGGATATACCTGTGGAATTTATAGAGAAGAATGTGAAATTGCGGGGAAAAATACATCAAGTAACTGAGAAAGGTCTAGAAGTTGAGCACATTCCCATTAGCATTCCTTTTATTACATCAATACAGAGAAAAT GGCAGTCAAACAGTCTTTTGCTGATAAGACTGGCTGGAGTGGATTTGACTCCGAGTGGCATGGTCTGGTTACAGGAAGAGTTGAAACCCTCGCAAATGATATGGTTCCAACTTCTTGGAAGACAGGAATTGGCACTTGAGTGCCTTGTTTTAGTAAATAAG GGTCGATTTCTCAGTATGTGCTTAAATGAAGAGATCTTGAGACAAGGGCTTGGCAGAACAGCACGTATTGAAGGACTACATCATGATTCTCATCTGTACTGGAAACTTCACAGAAGACTGCTTCGAGCAGAGTTAAAGGccttgaagaaaaacaaaggaatatggaaagaagaaagctcctttgaaaaaataagagaTCATATAAGCAACAATAAATTTGTGCAGACTCTGAAACAATTTGCAAACTGGTTAAGAAGCTATATTTAA
- the C9H3orf33 gene encoding protein C3orf33 homolog isoform X1 — translation MSERRGAAGEALSRLSEWADAHLGLVRSLSTGLAVAGLLVLARSVRLTTKFTSVLDIPVEFIEKNVKLRGKIHQVTEKGLEVEHIPISIPFITSIQRKWQSNSLLLIRLAGVDLTPSGMVWLQEELKPSQMIWFQLLGRQELALECLVLVNKGRFLSMCLNEEILRQGLGRTARIEGLHHDSHLYWKLHRRLLRAELKALKKNKGIWKEESSFEKIRDHISNNKFVQTLKQFANWLRSYI, via the exons aTGTCggagcggcggggcgcggcgggcgagGCCCTGTCGCGGCTCTCCGAGTGGGCGGACGCGCACCTGGGGCTCGTGCGG AGCCTCAGCACCGGGCTGGCCGTGGCCGGGCTGCTCGTGCTGGCGAGGAGCGTCCGCCTG ACAACAAAGTTTACAAGTGTGTTGGATATACCTGTGGAATTTATAGAGAAGAATGTGAAATTGCGGGGAAAAATACATCAAGTAACTGAGAAAGGTCTAGAAGTTGAGCACATTCCCATTAGCATTCCTTTTATTACATCAATACAGAGAAAAT GGCAGTCAAACAGTCTTTTGCTGATAAGACTGGCTGGAGTGGATTTGACTCCGAGTGGCATGGTCTGGTTACAGGAAGAGTTGAAACCCTCGCAAATGATATGGTTCCAACTTCTTGGAAGACAGGAATTGGCACTTGAGTGCCTTGTTTTAGTAAATAAG GGTCGATTTCTCAGTATGTGCTTAAATGAAGAGATCTTGAGACAAGGGCTTGGCAGAACAGCACGTATTGAAGGACTACATCATGATTCTCATCTGTACTGGAAACTTCACAGAAGACTGCTTCGAGCAGAGTTAAAGGccttgaagaaaaacaaaggaatatggaaagaagaaagctcctttgaaaaaataagagaTCATATAAGCAACAATAAATTTGTGCAGACTCTGAAACAATTTGCAAACTGGTTAAGAAGCTATATTTAA